The Populus alba chromosome 4, ASM523922v2, whole genome shotgun sequence genome contains a region encoding:
- the LOC118038792 gene encoding uncharacterized protein: MTLLKRYVLRLFISLKYITANVVDRNNGRIVATASTVEHSIKNTLECGRSCNAKSATVVGEVLAMRLKVEGLEQGQGRGIHVDMEKEVEKKGFKNRTKIWAIVNALKNNGVKIILDEDNANTSRPDFR, from the coding sequence ATGACGCTCTTGAAGAGATATGTCCTTAGGCTGTTTATATCATTGAAATACATCACAGCAAATGTTGTGGACAGAAACAATGGGAGAATTGTTGCAACAGCATCAACGGTTGAGCATTCCATCAAGAACACCCTTGAGTGTGGTCGATCTTGCAATGCAAAATCAGCTACAGTTGTTGGAGAGGTGTTGGCAATGCGACTCAAGGTGGAGGGTCTAGAACAGGGACAAGGAAGAGGGATTCATGTCGATATGGAGAAAGAGGTTGAGAAAAAAGGCTTCAAGAACCGCACCAAGATTTGGGCTATTGTTAATGCCCTAAAAAACAATGGAgtaaaaataattcttgatgAGGATAATGCGAACACATCCCGTCCTGATTTCCGGTGA
- the LOC118038794 gene encoding UDP-glycosyltransferase 86A2 — MPKSPALSSCKKPFSLPPSSSLQQNPKSNMVETHKKPHVIFIPYPLQGHVIPAVHLAIKLASQGFTITFINTQAIHHQTSNAQPSSEPDIFAKVRESGLDIRYTTVSDGLPIGFDRSLNLDQFAAALLHVFSAHVDEVVGQIVKSDDSIRCLIADTFFGWPSKIAKKFGLLYVSFWTEPALVFTLYYHMDLLMINGHFACQDCREDTIDYIPGVKAIEPKDMASYLQETDTTSVYHQLIFEAFNDARNADFLLCNTVQELEVETLSALQAKMPCYAIGPIFPNGFTKSFVATSLWSESDCTQWLDKKPHGSVLYVSFGSFAHVAKRDLVEIAKGLSLSKVSFVWVLRPDIVSSDDADPLPDGFEEEVADRAMIIPWCSQRAVLAHPAVGGFLTHCGWNSVLESIWCQVPLLSLPLHTDQFTNRKLVVDDWKIGFNLSDGRFVTKEEVSNNVKRLMSGKSEDGFRNTIKEMKKTLENALSCNGSSEKNMARFVKDLKTKISEKMKPVDRSACTGG; from the exons ATGCCAAAATCTCCAGCTCTCTCTTCTTGTAAGAAACccttctccctccctccctcttccTCCTtgcaacaaaaccctaaaagtaATATGGTAGAGACACACAAGAAACCCCATGTCATCTTCATACCCTATCCTCTTCAAGGCCATGTCATCCCAGCAGTTCACCTTGCCATCAAGCTTGCATCTCAAGGCTTCACCATCACCTTCATCAACACCCAGGCCATCCATCACCAAACCTCCAATGCTCAGCCCAGTAGTGAACCAGACATCTTCGCCAAGGTCCGAGAATCAGGCCTTGATATTCGGTATACAACTGTCTCCGATGGGCTTCCTATTGGGTTCGACCGGTCGTTGAACCTTGACCAATTCGCGGCAGCCCTATTGCATGTGTTCTCGGCCCATGTGGATGAGGTAGTGGGTCAGATTGTAAAGTCTGATGACAGTATTCGATGCTTGATTGCCGATACATTTTTTGGATGGCCATCAaagattgcaaagaaatttGGTTTGCTATATGTTTCCTTCTGGACAGAACCGGCTTTGGTGTTTACCTTGTATTATCATATGGATCTTCTAATGATAAATGGTCATTTTGCTTGTCAAG ATTGCCGCGAGGACACCATAGATTACATACCAGGAGTTAAGGCAATAGAACCGAAGGACATGGCATCATATCTTCAAGAGACAGATACAACATCCGTTTACCATCAACTTATTTTCGAGGCCTTCAACGACGCTCGAAATGCAGATTTTCTTTTATGCAACACTGTGCAAGAACTTGAGGTCGAGACTCTGTCAGCCTTACAAGCCAAGATGCCCTGCTATGCAATTGGACCCATTTTTCCTAATGGCTTCACCAAGAGCTTCGTGGCCACCAGCCTGTGGTCCGAGTCCGATTGCACCCAGTGGCTTGACAAAAAGCCTCATGGCTCAGTCTTGTATGTTTCATTTGGTAGCTTCGCACATGTTGCAAAAAGGGACCTCGTAGAGATTGCAAAAGGGCTTTCCCTTAGCAAAGTGAGTTTTGTTTGGGTGCTCCGGCCTGATATTGTGAGCTCCGATGACGCCGATCCCCTGCCTGATGGGTTTGAGGAAGAGGTTGCGGACCGTGCAATGATCATACCTTGGTGCAGTCAAAGAGCAGTGTTGGCCCACCCAGCGGTCGGAGGGTTCTTGACACATTGTGGATGGAACTCTGTGCTCGAAAGTATATGGTGCCAGGTTCCCCTACTGAGTCTCCCTTTGCATACAGATCAATTCACAAATAGGAAATTAGTGGTTGATGACTGGAAGATAGGGTTTAATTTGAGTGATGGAAGGTTTGTCACTAAAGAGGAAGTTTCTAACAATGTCAAACGTTTGATGAGTGGAAAATCAGAGGACGGATTCAGGAACACAATCAAGGAGATGAAGAAAACATTAGAAAATGCTTTGTCATGCAATGGGTCGTCGGAGAAAAATATGGCTCGGTTCGTCAAGGACCTAAAGACCAAGATCAGTGAAAAGATGAAGCCAGTAGACAGATCTGCATGCACCGGCGGCTAA
- the LOC118038793 gene encoding ABC transporter G family member 3 has translation MEEIQSQSDNYRSSSSSASSPASRVPSSNFFYLRKPGSVRQPISFEDSPEWEDTDIDVRVEEGGDSINVAITPASPSLSKLNSGSLPSPPLPERAVVARKIAGASVVWKDLTVTIKGKRKYSDKVVKSSSGYALPGTMTVIMGPAKSGKSTLLRAIAGRLHHSARMYGEIFVNGAKSRMRYGTYGFVERETTLIGSLTVREYLYYSALLQLPGFFCQKKSVVEDAIHAMSLSDYANKLIGGHCYFKGLPSGERRRISIARELVMRPHVLFIDEPLYHLDSVSTLLMMVTLKKLASTGCTLIFTIYQSSTEVFGLFDRICLLSNGNTLFFGETLACLQHFSNAGFPCPIMQSPSDHFLRAINTDFDRIIAMCKNWQDDHGDFSSVNMDTAVAIRTLEATYKSSADAAAVETMILKLTEREGPLLKSKGKAGIATRVAVLTWRSLLVMSREWKYYWLRLILYMLLTLCIGTVFSGLRHSLSSVVTRVAAIFVFVSFTSLLSIAGVPALLKEIKIFACEESNRHSGALVFLLGQLISSIPFLFLISISSSLVFYFLIGLQDGFSLLMYFVLNFFACLLVNEGLMLLITSLWQHVFWSVLTMVFIHVVMMLSAGYFRIRSALPGPVWTYPVSYIAFHTYSIQGLLENEYLRTSFAVGQVRTISGLQALRSAYDISPDSNSKWENLLVLFLMAIGYRILVFVVLHFCVGKHVSILKCCRCNRDTDNPR, from the exons ATGGAAGAGATACAATCTCAATCGGATAATTACAGATCTTCTTCGTCTTCAGCAAGTAGTCCTGCAAGTAGGGTGCCATCAAGTAACTTCTTCTACTTGCGGAAGCCTGGTTCAGTTAGACAACCTATCTCATTTGAGGATTCACCTGAGTGGGAGGATACCGATATTGATGTTAGGGTGGAGGAAGGAGGTGACTCTATCAATGTTGCTATTACACCAGCATCCCCATCTTTGTCAAAGCTTAATAGTGGGTCATTGCCATCCCCACCATTACCAGAGCGTGCAGttgttgcaagaaaaattgcaGGGGCTTCTGTTGTTTGGAAAGACTTGACTGTTACAATCAAAGGGAAAAGGAAGTACTCAGACAAAGTTGTCAAGAGCTCAAGTGGTTATGCATTGCCTGGGACAATGACAGTCATCATGGGCCCTGCAAAATCTGGGAAATCCACGTTGCTAAGGGCTATTGCAG GGAGATTGCATCATTCAGCTAGAATGTATGGTGAGATTTTTGTCAATGGTGCAAAATCACGCATGCGTTATGGCACATAT GGTTTTGTTGAGAGGGAAACTACTCTGATAGGATCTCTCACTGTCAGAGAATACTTGTACTACTCCGCACTGCTTCAACTTCCTGGCTTCTTCTGCCAGAAAAAGAGTGTGGTAGAGGATGCCATCCATGCCATGTCTTTGAGTGATTACGCAAACAAACTGATTGGAGGACATTGTTATTTTAAGGGCCTTCCAAGTGGTGAGCGAAGGCGTATAAGCATTGCTCGGGAGCTTGTGATGAGGCCACACGTATTATTTATAGATGAACCTCTCTATCATCTTGACAG TGTCTCTACCCTTCTGATGATGGTTACATTAAAGAAACTTGCTAGCACTGGGTGCACTCTAATCTTTACCATTTACCAGAGCAGCACAGAAGTGTTTGGTCTCTTTGATCGGATCTGCCTGCTTTCAAATGGAAATACCTTATTTTTTGGAGAAACATTGGCCTGCTTGCAA CACTTCTCGAATGCTGGATTTCCTTGCCCAATTATGCAAAGTCCTTCTGATCACTTCTTACGTGCAATAAACACGGATTTTGACAGGATCATCGCAATGTGCAAAAATTGGCAG GATGACCATGGAGATTTTTCATCAGTGAACATGGACACTGCTGTTGCCATACGTACCCTAGAAGCAACCTATAAATCATCAGCTGATGCTGCTGCAGTTGAAACCATGATATTGAAACTCACTGAAAGG GAAGGTCCACTTCTTAAAAGCAAGGGAAAAGCTGGCATTGCTACAAGGGTTGCTGTTTTGACTTGGAGATCTTTGCTAGTTATGTCAAGGGAATGGAAATACTACTGGCTTCGCCTTATTCTGTATATGCTCCTTACTCTCTGTATTGGTACAGTATTCTCAGGCTTGAGGCATTCTTTGTCTTCAGTTGTG ACAAGGGTTGCAGCTATATTTGTATTTGTCTCATTTACTTCACTTCTAAGCATAGCGGGTGTACCTGCGCTGTTGAAGGAAATTAAG ATATTTGCATGTGAAGAATCAAATAGGCATTCAGGAGCACTTGTCTTTTTACTTGGGCAACTTATATCCAGCATACCATTCCTCTTTCTCATCTCCATTTCATCAAGTCTTGTCTTCTATTTCCTCATAGGCTTGCAAGATGGATTTAGCTTGTTGATGTActttgttttgaatttcttcgCGTGCCTCTTAGTAAATGAAGGATTAATGCTGCTTATCACTTCCCTTTGGCAACATGTTTTCTGGAGTGTATTAACAATGGTGTTCATACAT GTTGTAATGATGCTTTCTGCGGGGTATTTTAGAATTCGAAGTGCCTTGCCAGGACCAGTGTGGACATATCCAGTATCCTACATTGCTTTTCACACGTATTCTATTCAG GGGCTTTTGGAGAACGAGTACCTGAGAACTTCATTTGCTGTCGGGCAAGTAAGGACCATTTCAGGATTGCAGGCCCTCCGCAGTGCATATGACATCTCTCCTGATAGTAATTCCAAATGGGAGAATTTGTTGGTGTTGTTTCTCATGGCAATTGGCTATCGCATTCTTGTGTTTGTTGTACTGCATTTTTGTGTAGGGAAACATGTATCCATACTAAAGTGTTGCCGGTGTAATCGGGATACAGACAATCCTAGATGA
- the LOC118038790 gene encoding ABC transporter F family member 1 has translation MVSEASKKKAAQKKAAAAAKRGGKAAATSSKTAAATAASDSQNEGVDKLSNGVGALQISDRTCTGVLCSHPLSRDIRIESLSVTFHGHDLIVDSELELNYGRRYGLLGLNGCGKSTLLAAIGCRELPIPDHMDIYHLTREIEASDMSSLEAVISCDEERLKLEKEAEVLAAKDDGGGEALDRIYERLEAMDASTAEKRAAEILYGLGFNKKMQEKKTRDFSGGWRMRIALARALFMNPTILLLDEPTNHLDLEACVWLEETLKKFDRILVVVSHSQDFLNGVCTNIIHMQNRKLKIYTGNFDQYVQTRSELEENQMKQYKWEQDQIASMKEYIARFGHGSAKLARQAQSKEKTLAKMERGGLTEKVARDKILVFRFVNVGKLPPPVLQFVEVTFGYTPDNLIYRSIDFGVDLDSRIALVGPNGAGKSTLLKLMTGDLVPLDGMVRRHNHLRIAQFHQHLAEKLDLEMSALQYMIKEYPGNEEERMRAAIGKFGLTGKAQVMPMKNLSDGQRSRVIFAWLAYRQPHLLLLDEPTNHLDIETIDSLAEALNEWDGGLVLVSHDFRLINQVAEEIWVCENQAVTRWEGDIMDFKKHLKMKAGLSE, from the exons ATGGTTTCGGAAGCCAGCAAGAAGAAGGCTGCTCAAAAGAAGGCGGCCGCGGCGGCCAAGCGAGGTGGCAAAGCAGCAGCAACCTCCTCAAAAACGGCAGCGGCGACGGCGGCGTCTGATTCGCAGAATGAAGGCGTTGATAAGTTGTCGAATGGAGTTGGAGCCCTTCAGATATCCGATCGGACTTGTACAGGCGTCCTCTGTTCCCATCCTCTTTCCAGAGATATTCGA ATCGAGTCATTGTCAGTTACTTTTCATGGACATGATCTCATTGTAGATTCTGAGCTGGAGCTTAACTATGGCAG ACGATACGGATTACTTGGTTTAAATGGATGTGGGAAATCAACCCTCCTAGCTGCCATAGGGTGTCGGGAACTTCCAATTCCAGACCACATGGACATATATCACCTCACCAGGGAGATCGAAGCCTCTGACATGTCTTCACTTGAGGCTGTGATAAGCTGTGATGAGGAGAGGTTGAAATTGGAGAAGGAAGCCGAAGTCTTGGCAGCAAAG GATGATGGAGGTGGAGAAGCTCTTGATCGTATTTATGAGCGTTTGGAGGCCATGGATGCATCAACTGCTGAGAAACGTGCTGCTGAAATTTTGTATGGTCTTGGGTTTAAcaagaaaatgcaagaaaagaaaactcgaGATTTTTCTGGTGGCTGGAGAATGAGAATTGCATTAGCTCGGGCTTTGTTCATGAACCCAACTATCCTCTTGCTTGATGAGCCAACCAATCATCTTG ATCTAGAAGCCTGTGTCTGGTTGGAGGAAACTTTGAAGAAGTTTGACCGAATTCTAGTTGTGGTCTCACATTCCCAGGATTTCTTGAATGGTGTCTGCACAAACATTATCCATATGCAAAACAGGAAATTGAAAATCTACACTGGTAACTTTGATCAGTATGTTCAGACCCGTTCTGAACTGGAAGAAAATCAGATGAAACAATACAAGTGGGAGCAGGATCAAATTGCTTCCATGAAGGAGTATATCGCCCGATTTGGGCATGGGTCAGCAAAATTAGCTCGCCAGGCACAGAGCAAGGAGAAAACTCTTGCAAAAATGGAGCGAGGTGGGCTTACAGAAAAGGTTGCAAGAGACAAGATTCTGGTCTTTCGCTTTGTCAATGTTGGAAAGCTCCCACCACCAGTGCTTCAGTTTGTGGAAGTAACCTTTGGCTACACACCGGATAATCTCATCTATAGGAGTATTGACTTCGGTGTTGATCTGGACTCTAGGATTGCGCTGGTTGGGCCAAACGGTGCTGGGAAGAGTACCCTACTGAAGCTTATGACTGGTGATTTGGTTCCTTTAGATGGTATGGTTCGGCGGCACAATCACTTGAGGATTGCACAATTTCACCAGCACTTGGCTGAGAAGCTTGACTTGGAAATGTCTGCCCTCCAGTATATGATTAAAGAGTATCCAGGGAATGAGGAGGAGAGAATGAGGGCAGCTATTGGGAAGTTTGGGCTGACAGGCAAGGCCCAGGTGATGCCCATGAAGAACTTGTCAGATGGGCAGAGGAGCAGGGTGATATTTGCTTGGCTGGCGTATAGGCAGCCCCACCTGCTACTGCTGGATGAGCCAACAAACCATTTGGATATTGAGACGATTGACTCTCTGGCTGAGGCGTTGAATGAGTGGGATGGGGGTCTTGTTCTTGTTAGCCATGATTTCAGGCTCATAAATCAGGTAGCAGAGGAGATTTGGGTATGTGAAAATCAAGCTGTTACCCGGTGGGAGGGTGACATTATGGACTTCAAGAAGCACCTCAAGATGAAGGCCGGTTTGTCTGAATAA